GGACCGCGGCTCTATTTCATCGGAGCTTCTTCTGAGATGCAGCATGCCGTCTTCCACCCTGACTTCAATCTGGGGATCAACCTGCTGGCTAAGTTCTCCCATACTACCCTTTACCGTTACCCTGTTATCATCCGTGATGGTTATGTTGACACCTTCAGGAATGGAAATGGGTAATTTTCCTACTCGTGACATTGTTTATTCTCCTGTATTAGCTTATATAACATAGAACTTCACCGCCGATATTCAGTTTACGCGCTTCCTTATCGGTCATCACGCCCTGGGAGGTTGACAGTATGGCAATGCCAAGCCCGTTGAGGACCCGGGGCAGCCGTTCTGCATCCACATACTTGCGGAGCCCTGGTTTGCTGACACGCTTCAGTGAGTTGATCGCCGGCAATTTTGTCGAGGGATGGTACTTCAGGGCAATTTTTATGACACCCTGCACCTGGTCATCCTCGAATTTATAATTCAAAATATATCCTTTATCAAAGAGGATCTTTGTCATCTCTTTTTTTAGATTGGAGGCGGGGATCTCCACGATCCGGTGGTTGGCCTTCACCGCATTCCTGATTCGAGTCAGATAATCTGCAATTGGATCTGTCGTCATTGTGTATATCTCGGTTTAATTAATGGACATCATAACATTACCAGCTGGCTTTTTTCACACCGGGGATCAGTCCCTGGTTCGCCATCTCCCTGAAATTGATACGGGAGATACCGAACAGGCGGATGTATCCCCTGGAGCGGCCGGTAAGCTGACAACGGTTGTGCAGCCGGACGCTGGATGAATTTTTGGGCAGTTTCTGCAATGCGATGTAGTCACCTTTTTCTTTCAATTCTTTTCTTTTGGCCGCGAACCTCTTATTGAGCATAAGCCGTTTGATCTCACGAGCCTTCATTGATTCCTTCGCCATGTATACTTATTTTTGAGTT
The DNA window shown above is from Bacteroidales bacterium and carries:
- the rpsH gene encoding 30S ribosomal protein S8 — its product is MTTDPIADYLTRIRNAVKANHRIVEIPASNLKKEMTKILFDKGYILNYKFEDDQVQGVIKIALKYHPSTKLPAINSLKRVSKPGLRKYVDAERLPRVLNGLGIAILSTSQGVMTDKEARKLNIGGEVLCYIS
- the rpsN gene encoding 30S ribosomal protein S14 encodes the protein MAKESMKAREIKRLMLNKRFAAKRKELKEKGDYIALQKLPKNSSSVRLHNRCQLTGRSRGYIRLFGISRINFREMANQGLIPGVKKASW